A genomic segment from Malus domestica chromosome 05, GDT2T_hap1 encodes:
- the LOC103434590 gene encoding probable F-box protein At4g22030 codes for MASLQTSSLLFSSPSRCSSSNRTINAAIHVRKFPRVRFADPKQTTKLVLEGLQLKEQVLKHENTDLYNNNHSAAAAPTASTTQLYALLEAVADRVEMHANIGEQRNNWNALLLSSINMITLSASLMAGVNAAAGTSVLALNISSAILFSAATGMLLIMNKIQPSQLAEEQRNATRLFRKLQSEIETVFALRDPTEKDVKETMEKVLALDKAYPLPLLGAMLEKFPKKFEPAVWWPRNVVQSQNPRKPKSQMGNNVNGWSEELESEMGEIIQVVKNKDIEDYERLGSLALKTNKILAVSGPVLTAIAAVGSAFVGHGSVIATVAAVAAGSLASTVNAFQHGGQVGMVFEMYRNCAGFFNKLEDSIEATLGERDWEKRENGVVFEMKVAMQLGRSLEQLRELASKSALYRSNGEPIDEFGCKLF; via the coding sequence ATGGCTTCCCTCCAAACTtcatctcttctcttctcttctccctcacGTTGTTCTTCCTCAAACAGAACCATAAATGCCGCCATTCATGTCCGCAAGTTCCCAAGAGTCCGCTTCGCTGACCCGAAACAAACCACGAAGCTCGTCCTCGAAGGCCTCCAGTTGAAGGAACAAGTTCTGAAACACGAAAACACCGATTTGTATAACAACAATCACTCTGCAGCAGCAGCTCCTACAGCTTCCACAACTCAGCTCTACGCGCTCTTAGAGGCGGTGGCGGACAGAGTGGAGATGCACGCAAACATCGGCGAGCAGCGCAATAACTGGAACGCACTCTTACTTAGCTCTATCAACATGATCACTCTCTCCGCTTCCCTAATGGCCGGAGTTAATGCAGCCGCTGGAACTTCCGTTTTGGCATTGAACATTTCATCGGCTATTTTGTTTTCCGCAGCTACCGGAATGCTGCTTATCATGAACAAGATCCAGCCTTCGCAGCTCGCCGAGGAGCAGCGCAATGCTACGAGGTTGTTCAGGAAGCTCCAGAGCGAAATTGAGACGGTGTTTGCTCTTCGTGATCCTACTGAGAAAGATGTGAAGGAGACAATGGAGAAGGTTTTGGCCCTTGACAAAGCTTACCCACTTCCGTTGCTCGGTGCCATGCTCGAAAAATTCCCCAAAAAATTTGAGCCGGCTGTTTGGTGGCCTAGAAATGTTGTTCAATCTCAAAATCCAAGGAAACCGAAATCCCAGATGGGAAATAATGTGAATGGATGGAGTGAAGAACTTGAAAGCGAAATGGGAGAAATTATTCAAGTTGTGAAGAACAAGGACATTGAGGACTATGAGAGATTAGGAAGCTTGGCATTAAAGACCAACAAGATTTTGGCAGTTTCGGGCCCTGTGCTTACTGCGATCGCGGCTGTTGGATCCGCTTTTGTAGGCCATGGATCAGTCATTGCCACGGTTGCAGCAGTGGCTGCAGGCTCTTTGGCTAGCACAGTGAATGCTTTTCAGCATGGCGGGCAAGTAGGGATGGTGTTTGAGATGTACAGGAACTGCGCTGGCTTCTTCAACAAGTTGGAGGATTCAATTGAAGCAACACTTGGAGAACGAGactgggagaagagagaaaatgggGTGGTTTTTGAAATGAAGGTTGCAATGCAGTTGGGAAGAAGCTTGGAGCAGCTCAGAGAACTTGCATCGAAATCAGCTTTGTATCGTTCGAACGGAGAACCCATAGACGAATTCGGTTGCAAGCTTTTCTAA
- the LOC103419609 gene encoding peroxisomal membrane protein PMP22-like, translated as MGSIAKKGLQQYLLQLQHHPLRTKAITAGVLSAFSDIVSQKLTGIQKLQIRRLLLKVLLGAVYLGPFGHFLHTILDKIFKGKKDSKTVAKKVLVEQLTASPWNNLVFMLYYGLVVEGRPWVQVKSKIKSDYPKVQYTSWTFWPVLGWINHQYVPLHLRVIFHSLVAFGWGIFLNLQARSVALPKAK; from the exons ATGGGGTCGATTGCAAAGAAGGGGTTGCAGCAGTACTTGCTTCAGCTTCAGCATCATCCGCTCAGAACCAAG GCAATTACAGCGGGCGTTTTGTCGGCCTTCAGTGACATAGTGTCTCAGAAGCTCACTGGCATTCAGAAACTTCAGATAAGACGGCTTCTTCTCAAAGTG CTTCTTGGAGCTGTTTATCTTGGACCATTTGGGCATTTCCTGCATACAATACTAGATAAGATTTTCAAGGGGAAGAAGGATTCAAAAACAGTAGCAAAGAAG GTATTGGTGGAGCAGCTGACGGCTTCTCCATGGAATAACTTGGTTTTCATGCTTTACTATGGCTTGGTTGTGGAGG GAAGACCTTGGGTGCAagtgaaaagtaaaattaagTCGGACTACCCAAAAGTGCAATACACATCGTGGACG TTCTGGCCTGTTCTGGGGTGGATAAATCACCAGTATGTGCCACTTCACCTCCGCGTCATCTTCCACAGCTTGGTCGCTTTTGGCTG gGGAATTTTCCTAAATTTACAGGCAAGATCTGTGGCACTACCAAAGGCCAAGTGA
- the LOC103408805 gene encoding probable F-box protein At4g22030 — MATFQASRIFCLMDSHNQIRFPKGVVIKATANNTPKFHVSPTSPPPKLPTRSLIQNLENDRFNFPINTNNTSHSSDDPTVIPELYAIMDTIADRVEMHKNIGAQRDNWNHLLLISINAITLTAATMAGLAAAARAISTAKAPFMALKLSSTLLYVSAAAMLAVTNKIQPSQLAEEQRNGARLFKQLHAQIQTTLSLNNNSVSKINVNETIEKVLALDRAYPLPLLGEMLDKFPKTVEPTVWWPRVQNHQIRVQGVEGNLVHGNNGWSEKLEGEMREVARALKSKDVPEYLRLTEIALKVNKVLAISGPILTALAALGSVFVGSSSNLGVWGVMVGVVCGALASVVNTLEHGGQVGMVVEMYRSNAGFFRLMQENIESNLREKQVERRENGGLFELKVALQLGRSLSELSHLAVFSEKFASKLF; from the coding sequence ATGGCAACGTTTCAAGCTTCAAGAATCTTTTGCTTGATGGATTCACATAATCAAATCCGTTTTCCTAAAGGAGTAGTAATTAAAGCCACCGCCAATAATACACCCAAATTCCATGTGAGtccaacttctcctcctcccaAACTCCCAACCAGAAGTTTGATCCAGAATTTGGAAAATGACCGTTTCAACTTTCCAATCAACACCAACAATACTAGCCATAGTTCTGATGATCCAACGGTGATTCCTGAGCTGTACGCAATCATGGATACCATTGCAGACAGAGTGGAGATGCACAAAAACATCGGAGCTCAGCGTGACAACTGGAACCATCTCCTTTTAATCTCCATCAACGCAATCACTCTCACTGCTGCAACCATGGCGGGACTAGCTGCAGCTGCTAGGGCTATTTCTACTGCAAAAGCACCCTTTATGGCTCTCAAGCTATCTTCCACTCTTCTCTACGTATCCGCCGCCGCCATGCTGGCGGTGACGAACAAAATCCAACCGTCCCAGCTCGCTGAGGAGCAGCGGAACGGGGCAAGGCTGTTCAAACAGCTCCATGCACAGATTCAAACAACCCTATCTCTCAACAATAACAGTGTGAGTAAAATTAATGTGAATGAAACAATAGAGAAAGTGTTGGCATTGGACAGGGCTTACCCTCTTCCTTTGTTAGGTGAAATGCTTGACAAGTTCCCGAAAACTGTGGAGCCCACAGTGTGGTGGCCAAGAGTACAGAATCATCAAATTAGGGTTCAGGGGGTTGAAGGTAATTTAGTACATGGAAATAATGGGTGGAGTGAGAAGTTGGAAGGGGAGATGAGAGAGGTTGCTAGGGCTTTGAAGAGCAAGGATGTGCCTGAGTACTTGAGATTGACTGAAATAGCCTTGAAAGTCAACAAAGTTTTGGCTATTTCTGGTCCTATTTTAACTGCCCTTGCAGCATTGGGGTCTGTTTTTGTGGGTTCAAGTAGCAATCTTGGGGTGTGGGGAGTAATGGTAGGGGTGGTTTGTGGAGCTTTGGCTAGTGTTGTGAATACATTGGAGCATGGGGGGCAAGTCGGGATGGTGGTTGAAATGTATAGGAGCAATGCTGGTTTTTTTAGGCTGATGCAAGAGAATATCgaatcaaatttgagagagaaacaagttgagaggagagagaatggGGGACTGTTTGAGTTGAAGGTGGCTTTGCAGCTTGGAAGGAGCTTATCAGAACTCAGTCATCTTGCTGTTTTCTCTGAAAAGTTTGCAAGCAAGCTATTCTAG
- the LOC103434488 gene encoding uncharacterized protein: MIQLLFVVILLEMVMILAFLFKTPFRKLVILGLDQIKRGRGPVVVATVAATVFVVLMTNVYGVVKIRASRIDKAAVLSPTDQVLLIKHLLDATLMGCSLFLALMIDRLHHYIRELRLRRKSMEALKKQNRGSEDGKSSILDQMKVSENEMATLRARLKQLESDIETKTKDVHTAESNVLALRKQSEGFLLEYDRLLEENQKLKNQLKSLDWRVSRSGSKKDS, translated from the exons ATGATTCAGCTGCTGTTCGTAGTGATTTTATTAGAAATGGTTATGATACTGGCGTTTCTGTTCAAGACCCCCTTCAGGAAGCTGGTGATTTTGGGGCTGGATCAGATCAAGCGCGGCCGCGGCCCCGTCGTGGTGGCGACGGTGGCGGCGACGGTGTTTGTGGTACTGATGACCAACGTTTACGGCGTAGTTAAGATCAGGGCGAGCCGGATCGACAAAGCTGCTGTTCTTAGTCCCACCGATCAGGTCCTCTTGATCAAGCACCTTCTCGACGCCACTCTCAtgg GATGCTCCCTATTTCTTGCTCTTATGATAGACAGACTACACCACTACATTAGAGAACTTCGTCTACGCAGAAAGAGTATGGAAGCCCTTAAGAAACAGAACAGAGGATCTGAGGATGGAAAATCTAGCATTTTGGATCAGATGAAAGTTTCGGAGAATGAGATGGCTACGTTGCGGGCTAGACTCAAACAGCTGGAATCAGATATCGAGACAAAGACAAAAGATGTTCATACTGCAGAGTCCAACGTCCTCGCTCTAAGAAAACAATCGGAAGGGTTTCTTCTCGAGTATGACCGCTTACTTGAAGAAAACCAAAAGTTAAAGAATCAGTTGAAGTCATTGGACTGGAGAGTGTCACGTTCAGGTAGCAAGAAAGATTCATAA
- the LOC139196297 gene encoding uncharacterized protein: MELLTLTSMFGLKFAKGMLQFLFFVHYVAMIQTPFERIVSYYCLLLDFILIGLFLVLDFILHRVCEDVKKLDRQTKLMGELRNRFEENNNRLLEEKENQLQSLSTKLDEVQSELETKTIDVSDLRNALGVAENKRLHKWLESEDMFVGFDRLLGEKDDQLRSLRTRVNNAELERDIKAKDTNVAQANVLVLNKLIGHVIKEQSLVHGENESLKQQLQLSSNAKLKLDQLLEENKLLKTKLISFSQVESELETTTGKLNDAEVNLRNLSNAFGELLDAQGIAIEANQSLQKELQSSDTRLKQLQHELETKTGEIYAAKDRAIVQEKQSEEAFTEYDRMLAYKKDELESLKTKLDQLQFELNGAEDDANFMRNLFGRLLDDQDEVYEKNRTLQSWLQASFTTLKKLEYEVATKTEDLRAANDEIMAVNKDSDYFFQEYVRLLDENKILDRRLKWEAAKHSEGGSDD; the protein is encoded by the exons ATGGAGCTTTTAACTCTCACTAGCATGTTCGGCTTGAAATTCGCAAAGGGCATGCTCCAGTTTCTCTTCTTCGTGCACTACGTCGCGATGATCCAAACACCTTTCGAGCGCATTGTCAGTTACTACTGCCTGCTCCTCGACTTCATTCTCATCG GGTTGTTCCTAGTCCTTGATTTCATCTTGCACCGAGTATGCGAGGATGTCAAAAAACTTGATAGACAAACGAAATTGATGGGGGAACTGCGCAACAGATTTGAAGAAAACAATAATCGCTTGCTTGAGGAGAAAGAAAACCAATTGCAATCGTTGAGCACAAAGCTCGACGAAGTTCAATCCGAGCTCGAGACCAAAACAATAGATGTTTCTGATCTAAGAAACGCATTGGGGGTTGCAGAAAACAAACGTCTACACAAGTGGTTGGAATCGGAAGATATGTTTGTCGGGTTTGATCGGTTGCTTGGGGAGAAAGATGACCAATTGCGATCCTTGAGAACAAGGGTCAACAACGCAGAATTGGAGCGCGACATTAAGGCGAAAGACACTAATGTCGCACAAGCTAATGTTCTTGTTCTAAACAAGTTGATCGGACATGTAATTAAGGAGCAGAGTCTTGTCCATGGAGAGAATGAGAGTTTAAAGCAGCAGTTACAGTTGTCGTCAAACGCCAAACTCAAACTTGATCAATTGCTTGAAGAAAACAAGCTTTTGAAAACAAAGCTCATTAGCTTCAGCCAAGTAGAATCTGAACTCGAGACCACAACCGGAAAACTGAATGATGCAGAAGTAAATTTAAGGAATTTAAGCAACGCATTCGGAGAGCTACTTGATGCGCAAGGTATTGCAATCGAGGCAAACCAAAGTTTACAAAAGGAGCTACAATCTTCGGACACAAGGCTCAAACAGCTACAACATGAGCTTGAGACAAAGACAGGAGAGATTTACGCTGCAAAGGACCGCGCGATCGTGCAAGAGAAACAATCCGAAGAGGCTTTCACTGAGTACGACCGTATGCTTGCGTATAAAAAGGACGAACTGGAATCGTTGAAAACAAAGCTCGACCAACTACAATTTGAGCTTAATGGTGCAGAAGACGATGCTAATTTTATGAGGAATCTATTTGGACGATTACTTGATGATCAAGATGAGGTATACGAGAAAAATAGAACATTACAGAGTTGGTTGCAGGCATCATTCACTACACTAAAAAAGCTCGAATACGAAGTTGCAACAAAGACGGAGGATCTTCGTGCCGCAAACGACGAAATTATGGCTGTGAACAAAGATTCGGATTATTTTTTCCAAGAGTATGTTCGATTACTTGACGAGAACAAGATCTTAGACAGAAGACTGAAGTGGGAGGCTGCCAAGCACTCAGAAGGTGGTAGCGACGATTGA
- the LOC103434588 gene encoding mitogen-activated protein kinase kinase kinase 18-like, with protein sequence MDWTRGRTIGLGSSATVSIAKSHVSGEVFAVKSAKLAQSQFLQKERAILSTLSSPHIVHYKGHNISTENGDVLYNLFLEYAPGGTISDAIRRQGGCLDEAAISCYAKQILLGLQHLHSNQIAHCDVKCRNILVAENGANVKLADLGCARLVNFDCDSPIGGTPLYMAPEVARGEEQGIAADVWALGCTIIEMATGRAPWNDVCDPVSALYRIGFSGDAPEIPSSLSQQGRDFVAKCLIGDPLERWSAGELLEHGFVVEAPNDLLSPTTVLDRRLWEEEEFESDQIWHPTRESSGSVYSAKERIRKLGEGIAASSRQIPNWASDEENWVTVRSDNFNKQDVAQPHTIFPLLAAGQSKHVPLCLLSPPNEANISSQYTKSIYDRPTNTNPDTNTDPSSCLGLGLEACDAASFSIRHSKRKAWMAFNCKSYVFYSNLNFVNKKLWLFVHASCFTFSHHFLIQQTSLLPFELAHLGA encoded by the coding sequence ATGGATTGGACTAGGGGCCGAACCATCGGCCTCGGCTCCTCCGCCACGGTCTCCATTGCCAAGTCACATGTCTCCGGCGAGGTTTTCGCAGTCAAGTCAGCCAAGCTCGCACAATCCCAATTCCTCCAAAAGGAGCGAGCAATTTTGTCTACGTTGAGCTCTCCCCATATTGTACATTACAAAGGCCACAACATCTCAACTGAGAACGGCGACGTTTTGTACAATTTATTTTTAGAATACGCGCCTGGTGGCACAATCTCCGACGCAATCCGACGGCAGGGCGGGTGCCTGGACGAGGCCGCGATCAGCTGCTACGCGAAGCAGATTCTGCTCGGACTGCAACACCTCCACTCCAATCAAATCGCTCACTGCGACGTCAAGTGTCGGAACATTCTGGTCGCGGAAAATGGCGCCAACGTGAAGCTCGCCGACTTGGGTTGTGCTCGCCTCGTGAATTTTGATTGTGATTCGCCGATTGGTGGGACCCCGCTGTACATGGCGCCGGAGGTGGCGCGCGGGGAGGAACAGGGGATAGCCGCCGACGTGTGGGCTCTGGGATGCACAATAATCGAGATGGCCACCGGGCGGGCGCCGTGGAACGACGTTTGCGACCCGGTATCGGCGCTGTACCGAATCGGGTTTTCCGGCGATGCGCCGGAGATACCAAGCTCTCTCTCGCAGCAAGGCAGGGACTTTGTCGCCAAGTGTTTGATTGGGGACCCACTGGAGAGGTGGTCGGCGGGTGAGCTTCTGGAGCATGGATTTGTAGTCGAGGCACCCAATGATCTTCTAAGTCCCACCACCGTGTTGGATCGTCGTTTGTGGGAAGAGGAGGAATTTGAATCGGACCAGATTTGGCATCCGACCCGTGAGAGCAGTGGTTCGGTTTATTCAGCTAAGGAGAGGATCCGAAAGTTGGGTGAAGGCATTGCGGCGTCGTCTCGACAAATTCCCAATTGGGCTTCGGATGAAGAAAATTGGGTCACAGTTAGAAGTGACAACTTCAACAAACAAGATGTAGCACAACCACACACCATTTTTCCGCTTCTCGCCGCCGGGCAGTCCAAACACGTGCCGCTGTGCCTCTTATCGCCGCCAAATGAGGCCAATATCTCGTCACAGTATACCAAAAGTATTTACGACAGGCCAACAAATACGAATCCGGATACAAATACGGATCCTAGTAGTTgcttgggtttgggtttggagGCTTGTGATGCAGCTAGCTTTAGCATTAGGCATAGTAAGAGAAAGGCTTGGATGGCCTTTAATTGTAAAAGTTATGTATTTTATTCAAATCTTAATTTTGTAAACAAAAAGTTATGGTTGTTTGTGCATGCTTCTTGTTTTACCTTTTCTCACCATTTTTTAATACAGCAAACAAGTCTATTGCCTTTTGAGCTTGCCCATCTTGGTGCATAA
- the LOC103434487 gene encoding aspartic proteinase has product MGTSFKALLFLTSLLFSLVSSAPNDGLSRIGLKKVKLDSNDWVAAQLESKNGLRKYRLPSNLGEPESGDVDIVSLKNYMDAQYYGEIAIGTPPQPFTVIFDTGSSNLWVPSSKCYVSLACFFHAKYNSGQSRTYKNNGTSASIQYGSGAISGFFSNDNVKVGDIVVKNQDFIEATSEPGLTFVTAKFDGLLGLGFQEISVGGSVPVWYNMVERGLIKEPVFSFWLNRNAQDEAGGEIVFGGVDPKHFKGKHTYVPVTRKGYWQFNMGDVLIGGKPTGFCAGGCFAIADSGTSLLTGPSTSITKINQAIGASGVVSQECKAVVNQYGRTILDLLVAHEVQPKKVCSQIGVCTFDGTRSVSMGIESVVDEKNGKSSGILHDASCSACEMAVVWMQNELKKNITQDRILNYVNELCEKMPDTLGQSTVDCGKLSSMPPVSFTIGGRAFKLTSDEYILKVGEGAQAQCISGFTSLDIPRPRGPLWILGDIFMGRYHTVFDYGKMRVGFADAA; this is encoded by the exons ATGGGAACCAGCTTCAAAGCACTTCTGTTCCTTACAAGCCTGTTGTTTTCTCTTGTATCCTCTGCACCCAATGATGGGTTGTCCAGGATTGGACTGAAAAAGGTGAAACTGGATTCGAACGACTGGGTTGCTGCGCAGCTAGAATCCAAGAATGGATTGAGAAAGTATCGTCTCCCTTCGAATCTCGGAGAACCCGAGTCCGGGGATGTCGACATTGTTTCGTTAAAGAACTACATGGATGCTCAGTACTATGGTGAGATTGCCATTGGCACCCCCCCTCAACCCTTCACTGTCATTTTTGACACTGGAAGCTCGAACTTGTGGGTTCCATCGTCCAAGTGTTATGTCTCG CTTGCATGCTTCTTCCATGCCAAGTACAACTCGGGCCAATCGAGAACATACAAGAACAACG GGACTTCTGCTTCCATCCAATATGGTAGCGGAGCTATTTCAGGCTTCTTCAGCAATGACAATGTTAAAGTCGGGGACATCGTTGTTAAGAACCAG GATTTCATCGAAGCAACTAGTGAACCCGGTCTCACATTCGTGACCGCCAAGTTTGATGGCTTATTGGGACTTGGGTTTCAAGAGATTTCGGTTGGAGGTTCTGTCCCAGTGTG GTACAACATGGTTGAGCGAGGTCTTATCAAGGAACCGGTGTTTTCCTTTTGGCTCAATCGCAACGCACAAGATGAAGCAGGTGGTGAAATTGTGTTTGGCGGAGTTGATCCGAAACACTTTAAGGGCAAGCACACATATGTTCCAGTAACGAGGAAAGGCTATTGGCAG TTCAACATGGGTGATGTTCTTATTGGTGGTAAACCAACTG GATTTTGTGCTGGTGGCTGTTTCGCAATTGCAGACTCTGGAACTTCTCTTTTGACAGGTCCATCG ACTTCAATTACGAAGATAAATCAAGCCATTGGAGCCAGCGGTGTTGTTAGCCAGGAATGCAAGGCGGTTGTTAACCAGTATGGGCGAACCATTCTTGATTTACTCGTAGCTCATGAG GTCCAACCAAAGAAGGTTTGTTCTCAAATTGGAGTGTGCACCTTTGACGGAACTCGTAGTGTAAG CATGGGCATTGAGAGCGTGGTGGATGAGAAAAACGGCAAATCTTCTGGCATTCTTCATGATGCTTCATGCTCTGCGTGTGAAATGGCAGTTGTCTGGATGCAAAACGAGCTTAAGAAGAATATTACGCAAGATCGTATTTTGAACTACGTCAATGAG CTTTGTGAAAAAATGCCAGACACATTGGGACAATCTACTGTCGACTGTGGAAAGCTTTCTTCCATGCCTCCCGTCTCCTTCACCATTGGCGGTAGGGCTTTTAAGCTCACTTCAGATGAG TACATACTTAAGGTCGGCGAGGGTGCTCAAGCTCAGTGCATAAGTGGATTCACTAGCCTGGATATCCCTCGTCCCCGCGGACCTCTCTG GATCTTGGGAGATATATTCATGGGTCGTTACCACACCGTGTTCGATTATGGCAAGATGAGAGTCGGATTTGCAGATGCTGCATAA